One Xyrauchen texanus isolate HMW12.3.18 chromosome 2, RBS_HiC_50CHRs, whole genome shotgun sequence genomic window carries:
- the tipin gene encoding TIMELESS-interacting protein, with protein MSDPSENGPFDIPDYDRIEDEAFPPFPPPSSPGQGGLEDDPFGNGEGDEEGDVSKLAEVPVAKRRTVKRPQPKLDANRLISEKGLPALRTLFDNVKFKGKGHEAEDLKLLLQKTENWAHRLYPKLKFEDFIDRVESLGGKKEVQTCLKRIRLDMPLTHEDFIEAAEVHIQEESDPGGDGGFPEDPFIHSTPAPASLTEEQQQRIELNKQLALERRLARQKQLESSQSFTQVDADDEPSTSSPGQYLSQENQGTSNATPLKQKPAILKNSPTYDKECDSPVPNSIDDDNSN; from the exons ATGTCCGATCCATCAGAAAATGGCCCATTTGACATCCCAGACTACGACCGCATAGAGgatgaggctttccctccttttCCTCCCCCATCATCCCCTGGACAGGGGGGCCTCGAGGATGATCCTTTCGGCAATGGAGAGG GTGATGAGGAAGGAGACGTGTCTAAACTAGCAGAAGTTCCAGTGGCAAAAAGACGAACTGTGAAGAGGCCACAGCCTAAACTAGATGCAAACAG GTTGATTTCTGAAAAAGGTCTTCCAGCACTACGTACATTATTTGACAATGTTAAGTTCAAAGGCAAAGGACACGAG GCTGAGGATCTGAAGCTACTCCTGCAGAAAACGGAGAACTGGGCCCATCGTCTGTATCCTAAACTTAAGTTTGAAGACTTCATTGATAGAGTGGAGAGTCTTGGGGGCAAAAAAGAAGTTCAG ACATGTCTTAAACGAATTCGACTCGACATGCCTTTAACGCATGAGGACTTCATTG AGGCGGCAGAAGTTCATATACAGGAAGAGTCTGATCCAGGTGGAGACGGGGGTTTTCCTGAAGATCCATTTATCCATTCCACTCCTGCCCCAGCCTCTCTCACTGAGGAACAGCAGCAGCGCATAGAGCTCAACAAACAGCTTGCTTTGGAGAGAAGACTGGCACGGCAGAAACAGCTAG aatcctcccagaGTTTTACCCAGGTAGATGCAGATGATGAACCTTCCACTAGTTCCCCAGGACAGTACCTCAGTCAAGAGAATCAGGGCACCTCAAACGCAACTCCTCTCAAACAAAAGCCAGCTATACTCAAGAATTCCCCAACATATGATAAGGAATGTGACAGTCCAGTTCCAAATAGCATAGATGATGATAATAGTAACTGA